In Alkalihalobacillus sp. TS-13, the following are encoded in one genomic region:
- a CDS encoding sigma 54-interacting transcriptional regulator — translation MDVTNTKEMLQAILSSIDEGIHVINSEGITVFYNEIASSHDGVAVEDVLGQHLLDVFPSFSKETSTLLKVLETGEPIFNQHQRYPNVKGQLIITVNTTLPIKVDGQIVGAVEIAKDFTKIQQLSWKLLDLEARVKGNTGDDKPKEYENGTNFKMTDILTQDEAFMKVKKMALLAADSSSPVLVYGETGTGKELLVQSVHNASDRCNRSFIAQNCAAIPSSLLESILFGTAKGSYTGAVDRPGLFELADGGTLFLDELNSMPLETQAKLLRVLQNGKIRRVGSTSEKSVNVRVIVAMNEDPKICIEKETLRKDLYYRLNVIFLKIPPLRARRGDIPLLTDHFIQRYNFKFGKLVTRVSSEVKQLFQEYDWPGNVRELEHAIESALNLITEDTLTLEHIPIHLIEASDGRGENEMKRIPSLREAISDTEEMWIKRAMTETDGNIQQAAKLLKIPRQTLQYKLSKLQEKSTAEN, via the coding sequence TCTTAAGCTCTATTGATGAAGGCATCCATGTCATCAACAGCGAAGGAATCACTGTTTTTTATAACGAGATCGCCTCTTCACACGATGGTGTAGCGGTTGAAGATGTATTAGGGCAACATCTCTTAGACGTATTTCCGTCCTTTTCTAAAGAAACAAGTACATTATTGAAAGTCCTTGAAACCGGCGAGCCGATTTTCAATCAGCATCAACGGTATCCGAATGTGAAAGGTCAGTTGATCATTACAGTGAACACAACGTTACCGATCAAAGTCGATGGACAAATCGTCGGTGCTGTAGAGATTGCCAAGGATTTCACCAAAATCCAACAGTTATCCTGGAAACTCCTTGATCTGGAGGCACGGGTCAAAGGGAACACCGGGGATGATAAACCTAAGGAATACGAAAACGGTACAAACTTTAAAATGACAGACATTCTGACGCAGGATGAAGCCTTTATGAAGGTGAAAAAGATGGCGCTCCTCGCTGCGGATTCGTCGTCCCCTGTGCTCGTGTATGGCGAGACAGGTACGGGAAAAGAGCTGTTGGTCCAATCGGTCCATAATGCCTCCGATCGGTGCAACCGTTCGTTTATTGCACAAAACTGTGCTGCAATTCCTTCTTCACTTCTCGAAAGTATTCTCTTCGGAACCGCAAAGGGTAGCTATACTGGTGCAGTCGATCGCCCTGGACTATTTGAATTAGCGGATGGGGGGACATTATTTTTAGATGAACTGAACTCGATGCCGCTTGAAACGCAGGCTAAACTGCTGCGCGTCTTACAGAACGGAAAGATCCGCAGAGTGGGCAGTACTTCTGAAAAAAGTGTGAATGTACGTGTCATCGTGGCGATGAATGAAGATCCGAAAATTTGTATTGAAAAAGAAACACTTCGCAAGGATTTATATTATCGGTTGAATGTCATTTTCTTAAAGATACCGCCATTACGAGCAAGACGAGGTGATATCCCATTACTGACTGACCATTTCATCCAGCGGTATAATTTCAAGTTCGGAAAACTCGTTACAAGAGTTTCATCTGAAGTGAAACAACTTTTTCAAGAATATGACTGGCCAGGTAATGTACGTGAACTAGAGCATGCGATTGAGTCTGCACTGAATTTGATCACAGAGGATACCTTGACTCTCGAACACATCCCAATCCATTTAATTGAAGCATCAGATGGTCGCGGTGAAAATGAAATGAAGCGGATTCCTTCACTTCGGGAAGCGATTTCTGACACCGAAGAAATGTGGATTAAAAGGGCAATGACGGAGACTGATGGAAATATCCAACAAGCGGCGAAACTTTTGAAAATACCGCGCCAGACACTACAATACAAGCTTTCAAAACTTCAGGAAAAAAGCACTGCCGAAAATTAG
- the ablA gene encoding lysine 2,3-aminomutase has product MKEFVYKPDRHWKDIELWKDVTDEQWNDWLWQLTNTIRNVDQLKKVVNLTPEEEEGVRISTRTIPLNITPYYASLMNPDDPRCPVRMQSVPISAEINKTKYDLEDPLHEDEDSPVPGLTHRYPDRVLFLVTNQCSMYCRYCTRRRFSGQIGMGVPKKQLDAAINYIANTPEVRDVLISGGDGLLINDNILEYVLKNLREIPHVEIIRIGTRAPVVFPQRITENLCNILKKYHPVWLNTHFNTSIEITEDSKRACEMLADAGVPVGNQAVILAGINDSPYIMKKLMHDLVKIRVRPYYIYQCDLSEGIGHFRAPVSKGLEIIESLRGHTSGYAVPTFVVDAPGGGGKISVQPNYIISQSADKVVLRNFEGVITTYPEPENYVPGRAESYFDEVYQIAEKPTTVGIASLMRDEAFNLVPEGLQRLNRRKNYETDPEHSSLKDRRSKRDEMVERKWQAEQQKTAGE; this is encoded by the coding sequence ATGAAAGAGTTCGTTTACAAACCAGATCGTCATTGGAAGGATATTGAACTATGGAAAGACGTCACTGACGAACAATGGAATGATTGGCTATGGCAACTGACCAACACGATCCGTAATGTTGATCAACTGAAGAAAGTGGTGAATCTGACACCTGAGGAAGAAGAAGGGGTACGTATATCAACCAGGACCATCCCGTTGAACATTACACCTTATTATGCTTCACTCATGAATCCGGATGATCCACGCTGTCCGGTCCGGATGCAGTCGGTACCAATCTCAGCTGAAATCAATAAAACAAAATACGATCTTGAGGATCCGTTACATGAAGATGAAGATTCACCTGTACCTGGTTTAACGCATCGCTATCCAGACCGTGTGCTGTTCCTGGTGACGAACCAGTGCTCGATGTATTGCCGTTATTGCACAAGACGCCGTTTTTCCGGTCAGATCGGGATGGGTGTTCCGAAAAAGCAATTGGATGCGGCGATCAATTATATTGCAAATACGCCTGAAGTACGAGACGTCCTCATCTCGGGTGGAGACGGTCTGTTGATTAACGATAATATCCTTGAATACGTGTTGAAAAATTTACGTGAGATCCCACATGTGGAAATCATACGTATCGGTACACGAGCACCTGTCGTTTTCCCGCAGCGTATTACGGAGAACCTTTGCAATATCTTGAAGAAATACCATCCGGTGTGGCTGAATACACATTTTAATACATCAATAGAAATCACTGAAGACTCGAAGCGTGCCTGCGAGATGCTGGCAGACGCTGGAGTACCGGTTGGAAACCAGGCCGTCATTTTGGCAGGGATCAATGACAGTCCTTACATCATGAAAAAGTTGATGCATGATCTCGTTAAGATACGCGTCCGCCCTTATTACATCTATCAGTGTGACCTGTCGGAAGGGATCGGACATTTCCGAGCTCCTGTTTCGAAAGGCCTCGAAATCATCGAGTCATTACGGGGACACACATCCGGTTACGCTGTCCCGACGTTCGTTGTCGATGCACCAGGTGGCGGCGGAAAGATTTCAGTTCAGCCGAATTATATCATCTCGCAAAGTGCGGATAAGGTCGTCCTTCGTAACTTTGAAGGTGTGATCACGACTTATCCGGAGCCTGAAAATTACGTTCCCGGCCGAGCAGAATCCTATTTCGACGAGGTTTATCAAATAGCAGAAAAACCAACGACAGTCGGGATCGCCAGTCTGATGCGGGATGAGGCATTCAACTTAGTGCCAGAAGGTTTGCAGCGATTGAACCGTCGTAAAAATTATGAAACAGATCCAGAACACTCTTCCTTGAAAGATCGTCGCTCGAAGCGCGATGAAATGGTCGAACGGAAGTGGCAAGCCGAACAACAGAAGACAGCTGGCGAGTAA
- a CDS encoding YokU family protein, with protein sequence MHCMWCESKQAEEAIKTGYWELPDGSRAIEIKEIPSVSCPNCGMEYQEESLIEEIEDQMMLIDTKPLPNSVTFKELMAVPRFLKKNYFKM encoded by the coding sequence ATGCATTGTATGTGGTGTGAATCAAAGCAAGCAGAAGAAGCGATCAAAACGGGTTATTGGGAACTTCCCGATGGCTCGCGAGCGATAGAAATAAAAGAAATCCCATCTGTATCCTGCCCGAATTGCGGTATGGAATATCAAGAGGAGAGCCTTATCGAGGAAATTGAAGATCAGATGATGTTAATCGATACGAAACCATTGCCGAATTCAGTCACATTTAAAGAACTTATGGCTGTCCCGCGTTTTTTAAAGAAGAATTACTTTAAGATGTAG